A genomic stretch from Phycisphaerae bacterium includes:
- a CDS encoding HPF/RaiA family ribosome-associated protein, with protein sequence MDLKIVVRGVGNGTALRAYAEQRVETALRRYATDIRSATVRLVDETGPRKQKDDKVCSIELKLRGGPVRISEVSDDFKASIALALDRVRASLSRQLSKRKRGVGEG encoded by the coding sequence ATGGATCTGAAGATCGTAGTGCGCGGAGTGGGAAACGGAACGGCGCTTCGAGCTTATGCCGAGCAGCGGGTTGAAACTGCGCTGCGGCGCTACGCGACGGACATTCGCAGCGCCACGGTCCGGCTGGTCGATGAAACGGGCCCGCGAAAGCAGAAGGACGACAAGGTGTGCTCGATCGAGTTGAAGCTCCGCGGCGGCCCGGTGCGGATCAGCGAGGTGAGCGACGATTTCAAGGCCTCGATCGCGCTGGCCCTCGATCGCGTGCGGGCGTCGCTCAGCCGTCAATTAAGCAAGCGGAAGCGCGGCGTGGGAGAAGGGTGA
- a CDS encoding EthD family reductase — MVKLVAVYRKPEDPAAFEKHYFGTHLALAKKMPGLIRSEIERVTGSPMPGTETPYLAAHMYFKDMDGLKAAMKSPEGKAAAADLMGFAGQYVRMFFTEVVEA, encoded by the coding sequence ATGGTGAAATTGGTGGCGGTCTATCGCAAGCCGGAAGACCCGGCGGCGTTCGAGAAACACTATTTCGGAACACATCTCGCACTGGCCAAGAAGATGCCGGGCCTGATTCGCTCGGAGATCGAGCGCGTGACCGGCTCGCCGATGCCGGGGACGGAAACGCCGTACCTGGCGGCGCACATGTACTTCAAGGATATGGACGGATTGAAGGCGGCGATGAAGAGCCCCGAAGGCAAGGCCGCCGCGGCCGATTTGATGGGCTTCGCCGGGCAATACGTGCGGATGTTTTTCACCGAGGTCGTGGAGGCGTAG
- a CDS encoding enoyl-CoA hydratase/isomerase family protein: protein MSYDGKPAESFGFKLIKYEKRDLTATITFNRPKVHNAVNGAMLLELNTAFQDAAWDDDVRVVVLTGAGDKAFCTGADVKEQAEEFVGKPNQYWKWMGLFIECHERLRNIGKPTIARLNGMVVGGGNEFNLSCDLAIAADDIIIKQVGAARGSVAAAGATQFLPLLVGDRRAREILFLCEDIPAAKALEWGLVNQVVPRTQLDAAVDAMATKLINKLPVCLRYAKEQLNFWRNLSWHLTIGHAKEFLALNNLSPEVEEGMRAFVEKRPVDYEKARRKIE, encoded by the coding sequence ATGTCCTATGACGGCAAACCCGCCGAATCCTTCGGCTTCAAGCTCATCAAATATGAGAAGCGCGACCTCACTGCTACGATCACGTTCAATCGCCCCAAAGTGCACAACGCCGTCAACGGCGCGATGCTCCTCGAGTTGAACACGGCGTTTCAAGACGCCGCATGGGATGATGACGTTCGCGTGGTCGTCCTGACCGGGGCGGGAGACAAGGCCTTTTGCACGGGGGCGGATGTCAAGGAGCAGGCTGAGGAGTTCGTCGGCAAGCCGAACCAGTATTGGAAGTGGATGGGCCTCTTCATCGAGTGCCACGAGCGGCTGCGGAACATCGGCAAGCCGACGATCGCGCGGCTCAACGGCATGGTCGTCGGCGGCGGCAACGAGTTCAACCTGTCGTGCGATCTGGCCATCGCGGCGGACGACATCATCATCAAGCAGGTCGGTGCCGCTCGTGGCAGCGTAGCGGCGGCGGGGGCGACGCAGTTCCTGCCGCTTCTCGTCGGCGACCGGCGGGCGCGGGAGATTCTGTTTCTCTGCGAGGACATCCCGGCGGCCAAAGCGCTGGAGTGGGGGCTGGTCAATCAGGTCGTGCCGCGGACGCAGCTCGACGCGGCCGTCGATGCAATGGCCACGAAGCTCATCAACAAGCTCCCGGTCTGCCTGCGGTACGCCAAGGAGCAGCTTAACTTCTGGCGGAACCTGTCGTGGCACCTGACGATCGGCCATGCGAAGGAGTTTCTGGCGCTCAACAACCTGTCGCCGGAAGTTGAGGAGGGGATGCGGGCCTTCGTGGAAAAGCGGCCGGTGGACTACGAAAAAGCGCGACGTAAGATTGAATAA
- a CDS encoding DUF1573 domain-containing protein — MTQVHIQSRRHRSLVLGAFTILVALGSSSSAQEPKPPTPPATTGPKWQAETFYDFGEVWAGVTVTKPFEFKNVGNEPLRILEAKPRCSCSVAENYTREVLPGQAGVIPFKLDTTAKNGRVDETLAIKTNDPVNPEMVLRLVGVVKMICRVEVIHDGAVRENSPELMKIRAAGGHFGRVTADQKLERLLRITNLSGSPLTLQPISTPSAESRFRTHFKETKPQQEWELTIRGDPPFPEGSSTDQLLFKTNIPSYETYQIKISAYVPPRVEVIPQKIVIDPAYPPVATRIVRVNNNGNTPLEITAIAASDPSFHLSLMPVSPSQPTTRAVQVIIPQDYRPPEYGEFVRINTTDKERSQIDIPVLPDMYKPPTPRPADKPLTFHSGSMPVKK, encoded by the coding sequence ATGACTCAAGTCCATATTCAATCTCGGCGGCATCGTTCTCTTGTTCTGGGGGCGTTTACCATCCTGGTCGCACTCGGTTCTTCTTCATCCGCACAGGAGCCGAAGCCCCCCACCCCACCCGCAACGACCGGTCCAAAATGGCAAGCCGAGACCTTTTACGATTTCGGCGAGGTCTGGGCCGGCGTCACGGTCACCAAGCCGTTTGAGTTCAAAAACGTCGGAAACGAACCGCTCAGAATCCTCGAGGCCAAGCCGCGCTGCAGTTGCTCGGTCGCCGAGAACTACACCCGAGAAGTCCTGCCGGGACAAGCGGGCGTCATCCCCTTCAAGCTCGACACCACGGCAAAAAACGGGCGCGTGGACGAGACGCTCGCCATCAAGACCAACGATCCCGTGAATCCTGAGATGGTGCTGCGGCTCGTCGGCGTGGTGAAGATGATTTGCCGCGTCGAGGTGATTCACGACGGCGCCGTGCGCGAAAATAGCCCGGAATTGATGAAGATCCGCGCCGCCGGCGGGCATTTCGGCCGCGTGACGGCCGATCAGAAGCTGGAACGCCTGCTTCGCATCACCAACCTGTCCGGCTCGCCCCTGACGCTCCAACCTATATCAACCCCCTCGGCGGAATCGCGGTTCCGGACGCACTTCAAAGAGACCAAGCCTCAACAGGAATGGGAACTGACGATCCGCGGAGATCCTCCGTTTCCCGAGGGCTCCAGCACCGATCAGCTCCTGTTCAAGACGAATATCCCCAGCTATGAAACCTATCAGATCAAAATCTCCGCCTACGTGCCGCCCCGGGTGGAAGTCATCCCCCAGAAAATCGTGATCGATCCGGCCTATCCACCGGTCGCGACCCGCATCGTCCGCGTCAACAACAACGGCAATACGCCACTGGAAATCACCGCGATCGCGGCGTCCGACCCATCCTTCCATCTGAGCCTGATGCCCGTCAGTCCCTCGCAGCCGACCACGCGCGCCGTGCAGGTGATCATCCCGCAGGACTATCGACCGCCTGAATACGGTGAATTTGTTCGGATCAACACGACGGACAAGGAAAGGTCGCAGATCGACATCCCCGTGCTTCCGGATATGTACAAGCCGCCGACGCCCCGCCCGGCTGACAAGCCGCTCACGTTCCACTCCGGCAGTATGCCGGTAAAGAAGTAG
- a CDS encoding NAD+ synthase, protein MIVALAQTNPVVGDIAGNCEKIRSIVAQAAAARANLVIFPELAVCGYPPKDLVLKPKFVEANEKAVEELAASAANGPALLVGHVRRNTAPVGRSLRNALALLSGGRVADIFHKSLLPTYDVFDEHRYFEPAERAGVATLDVAGRPIRLGVTICEDLWNDKRIFERPLYHRNPIDELKTAGAEIIVNASASPFVVDKQAFRERLLGSQAAATGLPVIVVNQVGGNDELIFDGASCVFDADGRLAARAKAFEEDLLLIDLVQPGDARCERYPEALESVWQALILGTRDYVRKCGFSDVVIGLSGGVDSALTAVLAVEALSPRQVHGIAMPSRYSSDHSLRDAEALAKNFGIDYRVVSIEGMHRAFEKDLTPLYGGRPPDTTEENVQARIRGNILMSLSNKFGWLLLTTGNKSELAVGYCTLYGDMCGGLAVISDVPKTMVYELARLYNRGAGRAVIPESSLTKVPSAELRPDQHDQQTLPPYDVLDAILHQYIEQEKSADEIIAAGFDPAIVRDIARKVDQNEYKRKQAATGLKVTSRAFGVGRRMPIAARFS, encoded by the coding sequence ATGATTGTCGCGCTGGCCCAGACCAACCCCGTCGTCGGCGACATTGCCGGAAACTGCGAGAAAATCCGTTCCATCGTGGCGCAGGCCGCCGCCGCGCGGGCCAACCTCGTCATCTTCCCGGAACTGGCCGTTTGCGGCTATCCGCCCAAGGACCTCGTCCTCAAGCCCAAGTTTGTCGAGGCCAACGAAAAGGCCGTCGAGGAATTGGCGGCTAGCGCCGCAAACGGCCCTGCGCTTTTGGTTGGTCATGTCCGCCGCAATACCGCTCCGGTCGGCCGCAGCCTGCGCAACGCGCTCGCTCTGCTCAGCGGCGGCAGAGTTGCCGACATCTTTCACAAATCACTCCTGCCCACCTACGACGTCTTCGACGAGCACCGTTACTTCGAACCCGCCGAGCGCGCAGGAGTGGCGACACTCGACGTGGCCGGTCGTCCGATCCGGCTCGGTGTAACCATCTGCGAAGACCTCTGGAACGACAAGCGGATCTTTGAGCGGCCGCTTTACCATCGCAATCCGATCGACGAACTCAAGACCGCCGGTGCCGAGATCATCGTCAACGCCTCCGCCTCACCCTTCGTCGTCGACAAACAGGCCTTTCGCGAACGCCTGCTCGGCAGCCAGGCCGCCGCCACCGGCCTGCCGGTTATCGTCGTCAACCAGGTCGGCGGCAACGACGAACTCATCTTCGACGGGGCAAGCTGCGTCTTTGACGCGGACGGCCGACTCGCCGCCCGCGCGAAGGCGTTTGAGGAGGACCTTCTCCTAATCGATCTTGTCCAACCGGGCGACGCCCGGTGCGAGCGGTATCCGGAGGCGCTGGAATCCGTCTGGCAGGCGCTTATCCTCGGCACGCGCGATTACGTGCGAAAATGCGGCTTCTCCGACGTCGTCATTGGCCTTTCCGGCGGCGTGGATTCCGCCCTGACCGCCGTTCTGGCCGTCGAGGCCCTTTCCCCCCGTCAGGTTCACGGCATCGCTATGCCCTCCCGCTACAGCAGCGACCACAGCCTGCGCGACGCCGAAGCCTTGGCGAAAAACTTCGGTATCGATTACCGGGTTGTTTCCATTGAGGGAATGCACAGGGCGTTCGAGAAGGACCTGACGCCGCTCTACGGCGGTCGCCCGCCGGACACGACCGAGGAAAACGTCCAGGCCCGCATTCGTGGCAACATCCTGATGAGCCTGTCCAACAAATTCGGCTGGTTGCTCCTCACGACCGGCAACAAGAGCGAGCTGGCCGTCGGCTACTGTACCCTGTACGGCGACATGTGCGGCGGCCTGGCGGTCATCAGCGACGTGCCCAAGACCATGGTGTATGAACTGGCCCGCCTCTACAACCGCGGCGCGGGACGGGCAGTCATCCCGGAATCGAGCCTGACGAAAGTCCCATCGGCGGAGCTACGGCCCGACCAGCACGACCAGCAGACGCTCCCGCCCTACGACGTCCTCGACGCGATTCTACACCAATACATCGAGCAGGAGAAAAGCGCGGATGAAATCATCGCCGCCGGCTTTGACCCTGCGATTGTCCGAGATATCGCCCGCAAAGTGGATCAGAACGAGTACAAGCGCAAACAGGCCGCGACCGGCCTGAAGGTCACCAGCCGCGCGTTCGGCGTTGGCCGGCGCATGCCCATCGCGGCGAGGTTTAGCTGA
- a CDS encoding Ig-like domain-containing protein translates to MVLGRQWRGFAWALIVSIGLGSMLGLGWGCQPGDGVLPDDLITPVDDTQTNTTANPDEATDPADDGSECPPNSVQVIALESGHYSVLANRQKFIGLEAYKSGVEYDSLAFAITQGPAHGRLIGTVPNVAYVPDADYTGPDSFSYEAKYGCTSLRRTIQLTVNTNYDPPIGIPSPEFGIVESHWMYANATFDYGLGPEPYHDAGNGPYTHYLNYTTGTDVNNPYGTADHPRKTFPAELPAGSVVEVHGTGYDYRPGIPIHGSGTAAQPIFIRGANALTKPVLRRSLKVESNYVICENLEWDCRDFGTQTLEGVWLQFQERTTPFETYHHMAARHILIRDCPANSQYGAAGIMADISHVAGSPNNPSDLTQQVVMYDIEVRNFGVWNDYSGSVDYGGCGFAGNSRYGWLLDSHIHHIHGDATGLTRSNALSDQAPSRDIFLGRNYLHHCKENAIDVKHCINGVISQNIVHTIRLSDSSQGDAITIHNDDATNDWPYSDNIWVLFNKIYDAEYGITHKNILGSFPVGVDSRSYVIGNILFDIRTIRGQGDKSSSAIFNAPRSQMRIINNAIYNCDRGIWVGLSIVNEPERCVTVVRNNIIANLTERVRLLTGFDATHIVVQPDTIDPYTTIDHNLHWEDVGTVRINIMTPGLQDANYSTIESLFAATGFGAGSLIADPLFVDARAGNFHVQPGSPVLGAGWPDDAYTIFTTQFGQSIDFHLDGTLLPSPPDIGPQGSE, encoded by the coding sequence ATGGTCCTCGGGCGACAATGGCGCGGATTCGCATGGGCGCTGATCGTGTCGATTGGTCTGGGGTCCATGCTTGGCCTGGGCTGGGGGTGTCAGCCGGGCGACGGTGTCCTTCCGGACGATCTAATAACGCCCGTAGACGATACTCAAACGAACACGACCGCGAATCCGGATGAAGCCACTGATCCAGCTGATGACGGAAGTGAATGCCCTCCAAACTCCGTTCAAGTTATTGCATTGGAGAGTGGCCACTACAGCGTGCTCGCCAATCGTCAGAAGTTCATTGGTCTGGAGGCGTACAAGTCCGGCGTCGAGTACGACTCGTTGGCCTTTGCCATAACGCAGGGACCTGCCCACGGCCGATTGATCGGGACGGTTCCTAATGTCGCCTATGTTCCCGACGCGGATTACACCGGCCCCGATTCGTTCTCGTATGAAGCCAAGTACGGCTGCACGTCCCTGCGTCGGACGATCCAGCTTACGGTAAACACGAACTACGATCCGCCAATAGGAATTCCCAGCCCCGAGTTCGGGATCGTCGAGTCGCATTGGATGTACGCCAACGCCACGTTTGACTATGGGCTGGGCCCCGAGCCGTACCACGACGCGGGCAACGGGCCTTACACGCATTATTTGAACTACACAACCGGGACCGACGTGAACAACCCCTATGGCACGGCGGACCACCCGCGTAAGACATTTCCGGCGGAGCTGCCGGCGGGCAGCGTGGTCGAGGTGCATGGGACGGGATACGACTATCGACCTGGAATCCCGATTCATGGTTCGGGAACGGCCGCTCAACCGATTTTCATTCGCGGCGCCAACGCATTGACCAAGCCGGTGCTCCGTCGCTCGTTGAAGGTCGAGTCCAATTACGTGATTTGCGAGAACTTGGAGTGGGATTGCCGGGATTTCGGGACACAGACTCTCGAAGGTGTGTGGCTGCAGTTTCAAGAGCGAACCACGCCGTTCGAGACCTACCATCACATGGCCGCCCGGCATATCCTGATCAGGGATTGTCCCGCAAACAGCCAATATGGCGCCGCCGGCATCATGGCGGACATTTCCCATGTCGCCGGGTCGCCCAATAACCCGAGCGATTTGACGCAGCAGGTCGTCATGTACGACATCGAGGTCCGCAATTTCGGCGTTTGGAACGACTACTCAGGTTCGGTCGACTATGGAGGTTGCGGCTTCGCCGGTAACAGTCGTTACGGCTGGCTTTTGGACAGCCATATCCATCACATCCATGGCGACGCGACCGGCTTGACGCGGTCCAATGCGTTGTCTGACCAAGCGCCGTCGAGAGACATCTTCCTGGGCCGCAACTACCTGCACCACTGCAAAGAAAACGCCATTGACGTGAAGCACTGCATCAACGGCGTTATCTCGCAAAACATCGTCCATACGATCAGGCTGTCCGATTCCTCTCAGGGCGATGCGATCACCATTCACAACGACGACGCCACCAACGACTGGCCTTATTCTGACAACATCTGGGTACTGTTTAACAAGATATACGACGCGGAGTATGGAATCACCCATAAGAACATCTTGGGCTCGTTCCCGGTCGGCGTGGATTCCCGGTCGTACGTCATCGGAAACATCCTGTTTGATATCCGCACCATTCGCGGTCAGGGAGATAAAAGCAGCTCGGCAATATTCAACGCTCCGCGCTCGCAGATGCGGATCATCAATAACGCAATTTACAACTGCGATCGCGGAATCTGGGTCGGCCTCAGCATCGTGAACGAGCCCGAGCGATGCGTGACCGTCGTACGCAATAACATCATCGCGAATCTAACCGAGCGTGTGAGATTGCTGACAGGGTTCGACGCCACGCACATTGTGGTGCAGCCCGATACCATCGACCCCTATACGACGATCGACCACAACCTGCATTGGGAAGACGTCGGCACGGTCCGCATCAACATCATGACGCCGGGATTGCAGGATGCAAACTATTCGACCATCGAGTCTTTATTCGCGGCGACGGGGTTCGGCGCCGGTTCGTTGATTGCCGATCCGCTATTCGTTGATGCTCGTGCGGGAAATTTCCATGTGCAGCCGGGCAGCCCGGTCCTGGGCGCCGGATGGCCAGACGACGCTTACACGATCTTTACCACCCAGTTTGGTCAGAGCATCGACTTCCATCTTGATGGAACGCTTTTGCCCAGCCCGCCGGACATCGGCCCGCAGGGATCGGAATGA
- a CDS encoding PKD domain-containing protein gives MKRFALAIKLGSLSVFTGMTMGGCPGGDGLVASLRPPPVIIPFGSTQDTFVRSFEVDLSDYPETRSINWEFGDGSMQAGLPVSQGRIVSHTFSSNGTFQVIVHLFGPPDLAAGTGPEQIGVGSLPVDVTGPNELPIADFTVQEVFDDLGQTVSLARRFSALGSRDPDGTIELFEWDFGDGTTGEGIDVEHTYENSGRFVVRLTVTDDRGGEGTTTRTVLANSLPEAQFTFSIDATNALRVNFDGTGSSDADGPLTEFSWDFGDDSDEAFGAVISHTYAEPGDYTVVLTVTDEFGAMDSASQVVDVVGSEPFVRSVAPDVGIVGSNVVDAVLDGENFQSGATVLLRQGATPINGTSVEFVSPTTLRADFDLSAAPLGDYDVIVINPDNSSATRIAGFRVVTPDRVRLVTSMGDIVLDLVEDAPISTANFLEYVTDDFYNGTIFHRVIPDFVVQGGSELPDGSPQTPVRPPIQNEFSPTRSNIRGTVAYAKLPNNPNSATSGFFFNLDDNSENLDNQNGGFTVFANVIEGMDVVDAMAAVPLDGEQPVTDIVLIRAERE, from the coding sequence ATGAAGCGATTTGCCTTAGCAATCAAGTTGGGGAGTCTGTCCGTATTCACGGGCATGACCATGGGCGGATGTCCGGGCGGGGATGGCCTGGTGGCTTCGCTGCGGCCACCGCCGGTCATCATTCCTTTTGGATCCACGCAAGACACCTTCGTGAGGAGTTTTGAGGTCGACCTCAGCGATTATCCGGAAACACGGAGCATCAACTGGGAATTCGGCGACGGATCGATGCAGGCGGGCCTGCCGGTCTCTCAAGGGCGCATCGTCTCGCACACGTTCTCATCCAATGGGACTTTTCAGGTGATCGTCCACTTGTTCGGCCCGCCCGATCTGGCCGCCGGCACCGGCCCGGAGCAAATCGGCGTGGGCTCTCTTCCAGTCGATGTCACCGGTCCGAACGAGTTGCCGATTGCGGACTTTACCGTGCAGGAGGTCTTCGACGATCTCGGCCAGACCGTTTCGCTGGCGCGGCGGTTCAGCGCGCTGGGCAGTCGCGATCCGGATGGGACGATCGAATTGTTCGAGTGGGACTTTGGCGACGGCACCACCGGCGAGGGAATCGACGTCGAACACACGTACGAGAACAGCGGACGCTTCGTCGTCCGTCTGACGGTGACGGACGATCGGGGCGGCGAAGGGACGACCACACGTACCGTCCTGGCGAATTCATTGCCGGAGGCGCAATTTACGTTTTCAATCGACGCGACGAACGCGCTCCGGGTGAATTTCGACGGGACCGGCAGCAGCGACGCGGACGGCCCGTTAACGGAATTCAGTTGGGATTTCGGCGACGACAGCGACGAGGCATTCGGTGCAGTAATATCGCACACCTACGCCGAGCCGGGCGACTACACGGTCGTCCTGACGGTGACGGATGAATTCGGGGCAATGGACTCCGCCAGTCAGGTGGTGGACGTCGTCGGAAGCGAGCCGTTTGTTCGATCGGTAGCGCCGGACGTAGGCATCGTAGGGTCGAACGTGGTGGACGCGGTGCTGGACGGCGAGAACTTCCAGAGCGGCGCGACGGTGCTGTTGCGCCAGGGTGCGACGCCGATCAATGGGACGAGCGTCGAGTTCGTCAGCCCTACGACGCTCCGGGCGGATTTCGACCTGAGCGCCGCGCCGTTGGGCGACTACGACGTGATCGTGATCAACCCGGACAACTCCTCCGCGACGCGCATCGCGGGCTTCCGCGTGGTGACGCCGGACCGCGTCCGCCTGGTCACGAGCATGGGCGACATCGTGCTCGATCTGGTCGAGGATGCGCCGATCTCGACGGCGAACTTCCTTGAATATGTGACGGACGATTTCTACAACGGAACGATCTTCCATCGCGTCATCCCGGACTTCGTGGTCCAGGGCGGCAGCGAGCTGCCGGACGGCTCCCCGCAGACGCCCGTGCGGCCGCCGATTCAGAACGAATTCAGCCCGACGCGAAGCAACATCCGCGGGACGGTGGCGTATGCCAAGCTGCCCAACAACCCCAACTCCGCGACGAGCGGCTTCTTCTTCAATCTGGACGACAACTCCGAGAACCTGGACAACCAGAACGGGGGCTTCACGGTCTTCGCCAACGTGATCGAGGGCATGGACGTGGTGGATGCGATGGCGGCGGTCCCGCTGGACGGCGAGCAGCCGGTCACGGATATCGTGCTGATCCGGGCGGAGCGGGAATGA
- a CDS encoding MgtC/SapB family protein: MDTTKVFLDLALSLGVGLLVGLQRERVGSSIAGIRTFPLIALAGTVAASLPAPVNAWAVVAGLLAVVGLGMMGNWSRTRGQARPGVTTEAAMVLMFFVGALVVFGPRSAAVAVGAAAAVLLHAKRVLHRFTQRMDDADLHAIMQFAVISLIILPVAPNRAYGPFGALNPQKIWLLVVFIVGISLAAYVAYRLLGHHKGTILAGVLGGLISSTATTVSFARRTRDAPASAPFATLAIIIASTILCVRLLIVLWVAARAHWFSFAGPIGILAAVGLGCALIARMKSGGDSAPLPAQKNPTQLSSALIFAVLFAAVLLATAAGRHYFGDRGIYVIAFISGLPDLDAIALSTGKLVSDGSLGPDIGVRAILIALIANTVFKTVLAGVLGGRRLFLRLAPFMAIHLAVGIALLWWTPQQAAETQRTTSAPATSLPFDR, translated from the coding sequence GTGGATACGACCAAGGTCTTCCTCGATCTGGCCCTTTCACTCGGCGTCGGCCTCCTGGTCGGGCTACAGCGCGAGCGGGTCGGCTCCAGTATCGCAGGGATTCGCACCTTCCCGCTCATTGCGCTCGCCGGAACGGTCGCGGCCTCGCTTCCCGCGCCGGTGAATGCCTGGGCCGTCGTCGCCGGGCTTCTCGCGGTCGTCGGTCTGGGAATGATGGGAAACTGGTCCCGCACCCGTGGCCAGGCGCGCCCGGGCGTCACGACCGAAGCCGCGATGGTCCTGATGTTCTTCGTCGGCGCGCTGGTCGTCTTCGGCCCGCGCTCCGCGGCCGTGGCGGTTGGCGCCGCCGCGGCGGTACTACTCCATGCCAAGCGCGTCCTCCATCGCTTCACACAACGCATGGACGACGCTGATCTCCACGCCATCATGCAGTTCGCGGTGATCTCCCTCATTATTCTGCCGGTCGCCCCCAACCGCGCGTACGGTCCGTTTGGCGCGCTGAATCCCCAAAAGATCTGGCTGCTGGTCGTCTTTATCGTCGGCATCAGCCTGGCCGCCTACGTCGCCTACCGCCTGCTGGGTCATCACAAAGGGACCATTCTCGCGGGCGTTTTGGGAGGGCTCATCTCCAGCACCGCCACGACAGTCAGCTTTGCGCGCCGAACGCGCGACGCGCCCGCCTCCGCCCCCTTCGCCACCCTGGCCATCATCATCGCCTCCACTATCCTGTGCGTTCGTTTGCTCATCGTTCTCTGGGTAGCCGCGCGCGCTCATTGGTTTTCGTTTGCCGGACCGATTGGCATCCTTGCAGCCGTGGGTCTGGGGTGCGCTTTGATCGCCCGAATGAAGTCCGGTGGAGACTCGGCGCCCCTGCCGGCCCAGAAGAATCCCACCCAACTCAGCTCGGCATTGATCTTCGCCGTGCTTTTCGCCGCGGTCCTTCTGGCAACCGCCGCTGGGCGCCATTATTTTGGCGATCGCGGCATCTACGTGATCGCCTTCATTTCCGGTCTGCCTGACCTGGACGCCATTGCGCTCTCGACCGGCAAGCTTGTTTCTGACGGCTCGCTGGGTCCTGACATAGGGGTACGGGCCATCCTCATCGCGCTGATTGCGAATACCGTTTTCAAGACCGTACTGGCAGGGGTGCTTGGAGGCCGACGTCTGTTCCTGCGCCTCGCGCCATTCATGGCGATCCACCTTGCGGTGGGGATCGCATTGCTGTGGTGGACTCCGCAGCAGGCTGCGGAAACCCAACGGACGACCAGCGCGCCGGCAACGTCCTTGCCGTTCGACCGATGA
- a CDS encoding DUF6677 family protein yields the protein MAATKTIETIPERSASAPLAAVLAWVVPGLGHWLLGERRRGIIFFVVITVTFWAGIAVGGVRTTITPKENGAWIAAQLCAGPQALGALYWSNYRGKQYPDELKAGYPGSNISVVYAGVAGLLNLLIIIDTLARAEARQAVGQPRPPPGKGGG from the coding sequence ATGGCAGCAACCAAGACCATAGAGACGATTCCCGAGCGATCGGCTTCCGCGCCTCTCGCCGCCGTGCTCGCCTGGGTTGTGCCCGGCCTCGGCCACTGGCTGCTCGGCGAACGCCGGCGAGGGATCATCTTTTTCGTTGTGATTACCGTCACATTTTGGGCCGGTATCGCCGTAGGCGGGGTTCGCACGACGATCACGCCAAAGGAAAACGGCGCCTGGATTGCCGCACAGCTCTGCGCCGGACCGCAGGCCTTGGGTGCGCTCTATTGGAGCAACTATCGAGGCAAGCAATATCCGGACGAACTCAAGGCCGGCTATCCCGGTTCCAATATTTCTGTGGTGTACGCAGGCGTCGCCGGTTTGTTGAACCTGCTCATTATCATCGACACATTGGCCCGCGCAGAGGCGCGCCAGGCCGTGGGGCAGCCCCGACCGCCGCCGGGAAAGGGGGGCGGGTAA